A region from the Cellvibrio sp. PSBB006 genome encodes:
- the pelA gene encoding pectate lyase, giving the protein MKKLPLFLAGLLSLAGVYACTSSSPSATDAAQGQLDMSEYRARSAHWKKVDDKFIQAELAAQGLEEPKTPAYTKEFGFDPKQSVDWFKTAEGQRIADILVSFQTPSGGWSKRTDMSQQPRQPGEAFGVEAHYIPTFDNAATSTQLDLLAKAYTATGKPTYADAFYKGINLILDAQYPNGGWPQNYPLVGGYHDHITYNDALMRDIMVLLDHVNKGEGAFAFVSPDVKEKTTAALDKAIDCVLKTQVRQGEKLSIWGAQHDAVTLEPAQARAYEMAALSTAESVAMLEFLMGVENPSAELVNAIHSAAAWYKANDIIGYTWKRGDKVLTADANAEPMWSRFVDLESNRPVFGDRDGSVYYDIGQVSQERLDGYAWFTTAPNKVLKKYAKWAKKHPQ; this is encoded by the coding sequence ATGAAAAAACTCCCGTTGTTTCTGGCCGGGCTGCTTAGCCTCGCCGGTGTTTACGCTTGCACATCATCCTCCCCATCCGCTACCGATGCCGCCCAAGGTCAGCTCGACATGAGCGAGTACCGCGCGCGCTCCGCACACTGGAAGAAAGTGGATGACAAATTTATACAGGCCGAGTTGGCCGCGCAGGGATTAGAAGAACCCAAAACCCCGGCTTATACCAAAGAATTCGGTTTCGATCCGAAGCAATCCGTGGACTGGTTCAAGACAGCCGAAGGCCAACGCATTGCCGACATTCTGGTGTCCTTCCAGACGCCCTCTGGCGGTTGGTCCAAGCGCACCGATATGAGCCAGCAACCGCGTCAGCCCGGTGAAGCGTTTGGCGTTGAAGCGCATTACATTCCCACCTTTGATAACGCAGCCACCAGCACGCAACTGGATTTACTGGCCAAGGCTTACACTGCCACCGGAAAACCAACATATGCCGATGCGTTTTATAAAGGCATCAATTTGATACTGGATGCGCAATACCCTAACGGCGGCTGGCCACAAAATTATCCGCTGGTGGGCGGCTATCACGATCACATCACCTATAACGATGCCTTGATGCGCGACATCATGGTGTTATTGGACCATGTGAATAAGGGCGAAGGCGCCTTCGCGTTTGTGTCGCCTGACGTGAAGGAAAAAACCACGGCAGCGCTCGACAAGGCCATCGATTGCGTATTGAAAACACAGGTACGTCAAGGGGAAAAACTGAGCATCTGGGGCGCACAACACGATGCGGTAACTTTGGAGCCGGCCCAGGCCCGCGCTTATGAAATGGCTGCGCTGTCCACAGCGGAAAGCGTCGCCATGTTGGAATTTTTAATGGGAGTTGAAAACCCCTCGGCAGAATTGGTTAACGCTATTCATTCCGCTGCGGCCTGGTATAAAGCGAACGACATTATTGGCTACACCTGGAAGCGCGGCGACAAAGTGCTGACCGCCGATGCCAACGCCGAACCCATGTGGTCACGCTTTGTCGATCTCGAATCCAATCGCCCGGTTTTCGGTGATCGCGACGGGTCCGTGTATTACGACATCGGGCAGGTTTCGCAAGAGCGCCTCGACGGCTACGCCTGGTTTACCACCGCGCCCAACAAAGTGTTAAAGAAATACGCGAAGTGGGCAAAAAAGCACCCACAATAA
- a CDS encoding rhomboid family intramembrane serine protease: MLIIPIENKPEWSKPPVITIALILLNLLIFLLYQGNDNAIAQEAARIYQQHKLLEREREYFLDYSRTAYPELQDELAELKSAAERDAYVMQGIFFDRGFDHYLHEGWRDFRITIPEEHADWPEHRRAFEEQRNRLSSIEGGMTPAEAKPFTFISSQFLHGGWDHLFGNMVFLFLFGFTLETVLRPHVYLGMYLASGLAANVLHLAFNHDSYVPVVGASGAISGLMGMYLALYRLRKIRFFYTVFVYFGEFRAPALFILPLWLAKELYGHFFTETNIAYWAHIGGLLAGAGMMLLARKTQQEFSEVQEEKIQDDVNEQKLKRIQQAMTALDFPKAKMLARQACEQQPLDPRPWRLRYDLAKSQPQSKEFHETVFAVLKQFVAKETPYAAWKAMIDEVLQQYRQLHAQTPALTGNISLALAYKYWQANAIKPAETFLLRAQQQGVNNPALTKLLQQMAQYYQRNQQLEKAKTFADMTRRSD; the protein is encoded by the coding sequence ATGCTGATTATCCCCATCGAAAATAAACCGGAATGGTCCAAACCGCCGGTTATTACTATCGCCCTTATCCTGCTGAATCTGCTGATCTTTCTGTTATACCAGGGCAACGACAATGCGATTGCCCAGGAAGCAGCGCGTATCTATCAGCAACATAAATTGCTGGAACGGGAACGGGAATATTTTCTCGATTACAGCAGAACCGCCTACCCCGAGTTGCAGGATGAGCTGGCCGAACTGAAGAGCGCTGCCGAGCGCGACGCTTACGTGATGCAAGGGATTTTCTTTGATCGTGGTTTTGATCATTACCTGCATGAAGGCTGGCGGGATTTTCGCATCACCATACCGGAAGAGCATGCAGATTGGCCGGAACATCGGCGGGCATTTGAAGAGCAGCGCAACCGTCTGAGCAGCATTGAAGGTGGTATGACGCCAGCGGAAGCCAAACCCTTTACGTTTATCTCCAGCCAATTTTTACACGGCGGCTGGGACCATTTGTTTGGTAATATGGTGTTCCTGTTTTTATTCGGCTTTACCTTGGAAACCGTGTTGCGACCCCATGTGTATTTGGGTATGTATCTCGCGTCCGGGTTAGCCGCTAATGTTTTACATCTTGCTTTTAATCATGATTCCTATGTTCCTGTGGTAGGCGCCTCCGGAGCTATCTCCGGGCTGATGGGCATGTACCTCGCGCTCTATCGCCTGCGTAAGATTCGTTTCTTCTATACGGTATTTGTTTACTTCGGCGAATTCCGCGCACCGGCGTTATTTATTCTGCCGCTGTGGTTGGCCAAAGAGTTGTACGGACACTTTTTTACCGAAACCAATATTGCCTATTGGGCGCATATCGGGGGTTTGTTGGCCGGAGCAGGCATGATGCTATTGGCCCGTAAAACCCAGCAGGAATTTTCGGAAGTGCAGGAAGAAAAAATTCAGGATGATGTCAACGAACAAAAACTAAAACGTATCCAGCAAGCTATGACCGCGCTGGATTTTCCCAAGGCAAAGATGCTGGCACGGCAAGCCTGCGAACAGCAACCTCTCGACCCGCGCCCCTGGCGGTTGCGCTACGACCTGGCGAAAAGTCAGCCGCAAAGTAAGGAATTCCATGAAACGGTATTTGCGGTGTTGAAACAGTTTGTTGCCAAAGAAACACCCTATGCCGCATGGAAAGCGATGATTGATGAGGTTCTGCAACAATATCGCCAACTCCACGCGCAAACACCGGCGTTAACCGGCAACATCTCGCTGGCGCTGGCTTATAAATACTGGCAAGCCAACGCAATCAAACCCGCCGAAACATTTTTGCTGCGCGCCCAACAGCAAGGTGTAAACAACCCGGCACTGACCAAACTGCTTCAGCAAATGGCTCAATACTACCAACGAAACCAGCAACTGGAAAAAGCCAAAACCTTCGCTGACATGACCCGTAGGTCGGATTAG